A portion of the Stegostoma tigrinum isolate sSteTig4 chromosome 44, sSteTig4.hap1, whole genome shotgun sequence genome contains these proteins:
- the LOC132206937 gene encoding late histone H2B.L4-like → MVEEKKGQVAKKGAKKVVKRAPAKGGKKRRRCRKESYCIYIYKVMKQVHPDTGISSKAMSIMNSFVNDIFERIAGEASRLAHYNKRSTISSREIQTAVRLLLPGELAKHAVSEGTKAVTKYTSSK, encoded by the coding sequence ATGGTGGAGGAGAAGAAAGGACAAGTTGCCAAGAAGGGCGCGAAGAAAGTGGTGAAGAGGGCGCCAGCGAAAGGCGGTAAGAAACGGAGAAGATGTAGGAAAGAAAGTTACTGCATCTACATCtacaaagtgatgaagcaggttcaccccgacaccggcatctcttccaaggcgatgagcatcatgaactcgttcgtcaacgatattttcgagcgtatcgcgggggaggcttcccgcctggcccattacaacaagcgcagcaccatcagttcccgggagatccagaccgcggtgcggctgctgctgcccggggagctggccaagcacgccgtgtcggagggtacaaaggcggtgaccaagtacaccagctccaagtga
- the LOC132206829 gene encoding late histone H2A.2.2-like, which produces MSGRGKGGGGKARAKAKSRSSRAGLQFPVGRVHRLLRKGNYAERVGAGAPVYLAAVLEYLTAEILELAGNAARDNKKTRIIPRHLQLAVRNDEELNKLLGGVTIAQGGVLPNIQAVLLPKKTAAGGATKK; this is translated from the coding sequence ATGTCTGGAAGAGGAAAGGGCGGTGGCGGTAAAGCTCGCGCGAAGGCGAAGTCCCGGTCGTCCCGGGCTGGGCTGCAGTTCCCGGTGGGCCGTGTTCacaggctcctgagaaagggtaactatgctgagcgtgtgggtgccggagcgccggtctatctggctgcggtgctcgagtacctgacggctgaaatcctcgagctggccggtaacgcggcccgggacaacaagaagacccgcatcatccccaggcacctccagctggccgtgcgcaacgacgaggagctcaacaagctgctgggaggggtgaccatcgctcagggcggggtgctgcctaatatccaggccgtgctgctgcccaagaaaaccgcCGCTGGGGGCGCCACTAAAAAGTGA